The Shewanella halotolerans region GGCTTCGACATAGGCAAAGGCGGTTCTTGGCATGAAGGGCAGGGGCTGGCTCTGCCCCTGATGATAGCGCTCGGCCCAGAGTGAGAGCTGATTGAGCGCCTGCTCTGGCGTTATCGGCGCAAAGGCGTGGAAATGGCCGATATCGAGCAGATAGCTGTGGCGCTGCCAGGGTGTGCCCTCATGGATTTCCACGTCGCTATTTTCGCTGACGCTGGCGTTAAGACTGGTGTTAAGACTGGTGTTAAGACTAGCGTTAAGGCACAGGTGACGCAGATAAACGCGGATCAGATCCCGCGCGTTCGCCGTCCCCGGACGGTAGTTGACCAGCCCCTTGGCGCTGACGCCGTCGATTCGCCCCACTAAAGCCGTGGCGGCGCTATCGCCCAGGAGAAGATTGATATCCTGGGTATGGCAGCTCTCACCCTGCAGATAGAGGGTGCGACCGACCAGGGCGCGAATATCGTGCTGATACTGTTTAAGCAGGAGATCGTCAAATGGGGCCAGGGGCAGTTGACCCGAGAGCCGCAAGCGCTCTAGTAGCTTACTCGATGGCCGCTCATCGCCTGACTTGACCGCATCTTCTATCAGGGTCGATTGCAGCTGATAGCGAGACAGGGGATTGAGGGCGAAGGGCTCATCGTTTTCATCCGCTTGTATGCTGAGATTAAGATCCAGCTTGAGGGTGCGATTGAAAAAATACTGCGCCGGATTACGGTAGAAACGGATCAGCGCCGAGAGCTCAAGCGGCTCGCCCTTATCTTCATCGGCGACCAGAGTCAGCGGCGCCTCGATGAAATGACTAGCACTTGCTGGCTTGTCATCGAGGCGCTTATCCTGCTCAGCAAGGGCGCTAGGGCACCACTGCTCGCTATAGCTCTGGCGAAGACGTCTTGGCTCACTCTTTGCGCCTTCACACTCTGCGCCTTCAGACTCGTCTGCCAGATAGAGGCGTTCATCGAAAGGCTGCAGCGGCATGGTGATGATTAGCTGGTCTAAGATGGCCTGCTCGATTTTGGCGATATCTACCGTGTTTGTGTCATCTTCACTAGCTGTATTAAGCAGGTGGGCACAATTTTCTGGCAAATAGCAGAGCTGGCAGTATTCGATAAGCTCCGACACTAACATAGAGGGGATGCGCTCACTGTTATCCCGCTCGCTATGGCCGATATAGCTGATGTAGAGCTGCTTTCTGGCAGAGAGCAGCGCCTCAAGGAACAGGTATCTGTCATCCAGCCTGCGGGAACGGTCTCCCTTACGTGGCCCTTCCTGCGCTACCAGGTCGAAGCCTACCGGGTGCTGTACCCTGGGGTAAACACCATCGTTCATGCCCAGCAGACAGACCAGCTTAAAGGGGATGGAGCGCATCGGCATCAGGGTACAGAAGTTGACGCTACCGGCCAGGTAGCGCTGTCCCACCCGGGACTCGGTGAGGTGACGGGTAAACCAGTTCTGCATCACTTCGAGTTCGAGTTCGCTCTGATACTGTGTAGCAGTGAGCTCTTCACTCAGACGGGTGATCGCCTGTAAAAGCTCCTGTTTCTGACTCAGCTCCTCATCGACGCAGTCGTAGAAGGTCTCTACCAGGGTCTGCAGTTGAGTAATGCGCACGCTTAAGGGGCAATGCTCGCCAAGCGCTAGATTAAACTCGTCGATCGCCTCGATAAAGTTGAGCAGCTTACCCAGTGCCTGGGCCGATTGCCCTTCGACGCCTGGGAGCGCCAGGCTGTCATGATAGATAGGTGCCTCATCGCTGAAGCTATAGCCCAAGATCAGCCGCTTGATGCCAAAGGCCCAGGAGTTGTGTTCGAAGGCGGGCAACTGCTGCGCCTGACGGCTGTGCTGATCCCGTCCCCAGCGCACGCCCGCCTGTTCAAGCCAGCGGCGGATAAGCAGGAGATCATCATCGTCCAGATCGAAGCGGCGCATCACGGCGGGCACCTCGAGTATGCCTAAGATGTCCGTCAGGGCGAAGCGGCTCTTGTTGAGATCTAGCAGGTGCAGGAAGCTGTTGATCAGAGGTGATTCCTGTGCCGCGCCGCGATCGGCGATAGCGTAAGGGATAAAATGATCGCCGCGTTTGGAGGCAAATACCGCATCTATGTAGGGTGCGTAGGCCGCCACATCTGGCATCATCACTACGATATCTTTGGGGGCGAGACCATCCGATTGCGACAACTGCTCCAGCAGATGATCGTGCAGTGTCTCAAGTTCCCGTAGTGGGCTGTGACAGCTCCTGAGGGTCAGGGAATCATCGTCATTCTTAAGTACTCGTCTGCCGTTGGTGGTGAGATAGAGTTCGGCGTCCGGTCCTAGGGTTTCGCCGCGGGTGCAAAGCTCTAGGATATCTTGCTGCACGCCGTGGAGCAGGGTGTTTGAGCCCGGATCTTGATAGCACTCGAAGTTGAAGTTGGTGTCGTTTTCCGGTAGTTCCAGGATAAGGTCTAACAGCTCGCGGCCCATCTTACCGTTGTTGGCCAGCAGGGGATTGCCTACCTCGAGCTTACTCTCCCAATCGATGGCGAGTTGCTGCTTGTCGCCATATTGCAGCGCCATTCGCGCCCTGAGCTTAGGATCTACTATGTCGCCCCAATAGTGTTGGCAGGGGCTTAGGTTGAGCATCACCACATCGATCCGTTTGGCCAAAAAGTAGAGCACTTCCAGGGTCTGCGGCGCCATGGAGGAGATACCAAAGACAAACAGGCGCGGCGGCAACTTGCTAAGATCGCACTGGGGATCGCTTAAGGCATCAAACAGCGCCTGGTGCAGGTTCGCCCTGTGATAGCGGCTCTGGTTCAGCGTGTGATGATTGTAGTGAATAAGTTCGCGCCAGAGCAGGCTTTGCCACTGCTGGTTGGCCGCTAGCGGGCGCTCCTTGGGGGGAAGTCGATCCTCACCCTGTTCCCAAGCCAAGATCCAGTCGGGGCGATAGACCAGGTATTGGTCGAAGATGTCGGCTATCTGGCTGCAAAGCTGAAACAGTTTTAATGAGTGCGGCGCCGCGCTGTCTGTGAGTATGGCATCGTCTTTCAGATAGTTTGCCAGCGGGGCGAACACCTCCAGAGACAAGAGGTCTGGCAGCAGCTCCATCAGCTTCCAGGTCATGGCCGGTTTGGTAAAGGCGTTCTCCTTGGGGACATCCGGTAGCAGCTGGTGGCAGAGTTGCCAGATAAAGCTCGACGGCAAGGGGAACTCTAGCGCCGCCGCGACCTGGTTTTGTTTGGCGATGGCGAGCCTGAGCCAGGTGGACATGCCGGGACTCTGGACCAAGATCTGCTCATTGCTCAGCGGCGACTGACCCGGCAGGGGCGTCTGTAGCTCGTTGGCGAGCAGCTCTGCCAAAGCCTCCATTCGATTCGATTGCACCAAATACAGCATGAGATCACTTATCCATTTCGTTGTTCTGTGGCCATTCTAGGGCATCTGGGTTTTCCGGCCAATGCTCGTCGTACAATATCGGCGTAATTCGATATGTTAGCTCAGTTTATGCTTGTTTTTCACACATTTTCAATGGCTTTGCTTGAGGATTAGCCTGCATCAACAACGCTTGAATGAGTATCCTGACGCTTTCGATCTAATTTGTATTTATGTGGCCACTAATCTGTGGTTTCGCTGGTATCCAAGCGGCCCTTGAGCTTGAGGATAGCGAGGCGCAGGCGGCGCAGATCCTGTTTCAGCTGGCGCTTAAGCTGTTTGCTGGCCTTTGGTGAGGGGGCGCGATATTTAAGGGTCATATAACTTGTGGTGTAGCGCGTCATTGGCTCGCTAAGCTCGGGCGCGGCAGCGAGTACCCGTGTTTGATAGGCATCGACCGACTCACCCTGAGCACGGGGCAGGCCGCGTTTGGCCAGCATGGCGCCTATCTGCTCAAACCCCGCAACGACAGGATCTGGGTGGCGAGTAAAGCGCAGCAGGCCGACGCTGTAGGCGATAAACAGGGCGATGACGCTGAAGGAGGCGATGATGAAGATCGCCAGCTTGGTGGCGTTGATCTCGCCAAGTAGTTCCTTGAGCAGTTGGCTTTGTCTCTCTTCATCGAAGCCCAGTACCCACTTGCTCCAGTAGTAATCTATGCTGGCCAGGGACATGCGCAAATTATTGAGCAGGGGATACTGACGCAGCCTCAGGCTGCTAAAGGGGTTGTTGATCAGATAGCTCTGCTCGGGGGAGAACATGGCATCGAAGCCTGCCTCGACCCGCTCGGGAGCGATCATGGCGGTGGGGTCGTAGCGGGTCCAGCCCTTACCATCGAGCCAGACCTCTACCCAGGCGTGGGCCATATATTGATAGACGCTGAGGTAACCGCCGGCCTGATTCCACTCGCCGCCCTGGTATCCCGTGACCATGCGGGCTGGCAGGCCTGACTGGCGGGCGAGGAATACCATGGCACTGGCGTAGTGGGCGCAGAAACCGGCGCGATTCTCAAACAGAAAGTCATCGATCTGTTGTGGGCCCACCCTAGGCGGCTCCAGGGTATAGAAATAGGGCGACTTATTAAACAGCGTCATGATGGCGTTAAGGCGCCGCTCGGGTTCCGGGTAGTCGCGTTTCAACTCAAGCCCTAGTGCCCGGGATCTTGGATTGGAATCTTGCGGTAACTTTAGGTTGCGGCGTCTAAGCTCAGGTGACAGACGAGGATCCAG contains the following coding sequences:
- a CDS encoding transglutaminase TgpA family protein, with protein sequence MADSKSENIGRQSLLWLLLINLSVLAPLYDKMTPWSMAICTICLLWRVGIFAGKVAKPPRYLVTTLAIASAVTLALVTAQIGLLNGLINLLILGYALKYIEMRDRRDVRAVVLVGFFLIAVTLIEKQSLWFTLQLTLVAIINICVLVSLYLDASSIRRTAKLGAKIMLQSLPLAIVLFMVLPRLPPLWLLPNPKNATTGLSDELSFGDIGKLTRSSALAYRVTFDNSRPANNQLYWRALVLDHYDGKTWTQDPGIKTLQRQRTVTNARPSPKGTSINYEVIAEPSYQNWLFGLDLAYTNTREILELPDGRLYAKTPLSQKYQYRVTSYPEAKLDPRLSPELRRRNLKLPQDSNPRSRALGLELKRDYPEPERRLNAIMTLFNKSPYFYTLEPPRVGPQQIDDFLFENRAGFCAHYASAMVFLARQSGLPARMVTGYQGGEWNQAGGYLSVYQYMAHAWVEVWLDGKGWTRYDPTAMIAPERVEAGFDAMFSPEQSYLINNPFSSLRLRQYPLLNNLRMSLASIDYYWSKWVLGFDEERQSQLLKELLGEINATKLAIFIIASFSVIALFIAYSVGLLRFTRHPDPVVAGFEQIGAMLAKRGLPRAQGESVDAYQTRVLAAAPELSEPMTRYTTSYMTLKYRAPSPKASKQLKRQLKQDLRRLRLAILKLKGRLDTSETTD
- the recC gene encoding exodeoxyribonuclease V subunit gamma encodes the protein MLYLVQSNRMEALAELLANELQTPLPGQSPLSNEQILVQSPGMSTWLRLAIAKQNQVAAALEFPLPSSFIWQLCHQLLPDVPKENAFTKPAMTWKLMELLPDLLSLEVFAPLANYLKDDAILTDSAAPHSLKLFQLCSQIADIFDQYLVYRPDWILAWEQGEDRLPPKERPLAANQQWQSLLWRELIHYNHHTLNQSRYHRANLHQALFDALSDPQCDLSKLPPRLFVFGISSMAPQTLEVLYFLAKRIDVVMLNLSPCQHYWGDIVDPKLRARMALQYGDKQQLAIDWESKLEVGNPLLANNGKMGRELLDLILELPENDTNFNFECYQDPGSNTLLHGVQQDILELCTRGETLGPDAELYLTTNGRRVLKNDDDSLTLRSCHSPLRELETLHDHLLEQLSQSDGLAPKDIVVMMPDVAAYAPYIDAVFASKRGDHFIPYAIADRGAAQESPLINSFLHLLDLNKSRFALTDILGILEVPAVMRRFDLDDDDLLLIRRWLEQAGVRWGRDQHSRQAQQLPAFEHNSWAFGIKRLILGYSFSDEAPIYHDSLALPGVEGQSAQALGKLLNFIEAIDEFNLALGEHCPLSVRITQLQTLVETFYDCVDEELSQKQELLQAITRLSEELTATQYQSELELEVMQNWFTRHLTESRVGQRYLAGSVNFCTLMPMRSIPFKLVCLLGMNDGVYPRVQHPVGFDLVAQEGPRKGDRSRRLDDRYLFLEALLSARKQLYISYIGHSERDNSERIPSMLVSELIEYCQLCYLPENCAHLLNTASEDDTNTVDIAKIEQAILDQLIITMPLQPFDERLYLADESEGAECEGAKSEPRRLRQSYSEQWCPSALAEQDKRLDDKPASASHFIEAPLTLVADEDKGEPLELSALIRFYRNPAQYFFNRTLKLDLNLSIQADENDEPFALNPLSRYQLQSTLIEDAVKSGDERPSSKLLERLRLSGQLPLAPFDDLLLKQYQHDIRALVGRTLYLQGESCHTQDINLLLGDSAATALVGRIDGVSAKGLVNYRPGTANARDLIRVYLRHLCLNASLNTSLNTSLNASVSENSDVEIHEGTPWQRHSYLLDIGHFHAFAPITPEQALNQLSLWAERYHQGQSQPLPFMPRTAFAYVEAEGDHIEKLIAAQPQWLDEQSNLGEGQEAHYQRLFTFPDDFSEAGFGTIASTLLSPMLSLYHKAPLSELADFVEGQ